In a genomic window of Rhopalosiphum maidis isolate BTI-1 chromosome 4, ASM367621v3, whole genome shotgun sequence:
- the LOC113549226 gene encoding extensin-like has translation MDLTKFWIIVVLVVCYEQSSIANHVNVLNKNDPGRSRPKKSVDTEIYVAIPPENIKTGKQDNPPTLIRLDPNSPNKFKGKFPTPIERFIQRIQNYFSVYNPPEYLNDLRPGINNPENDGYQLDSSNNTQVILPCNGTSTIVIIPVPLENENISTDQNAYSDKPDAYIVPTTPKPNCPEDVTTKKSKYPENTTPKPNCPEVTTLKPNCQEVTTPKPNCPEVTTPKPNCPEVTTPKPNCVEVTTPKPNCVEVTTPKPKCPEVTTPKPNCQEETTPKPNCPEVTTPKPKCPEATTPKPKCPEATTPKPKCPEITTQKLPGPPKQNSTASDPKPISGYGPTEVPSLNLVAQPVLGSTVLYFYKQPTTLPPYNPPAYNPPAPAYYIPNTQLSYEENTRRPKPPILRLKQLLFPRLYAAFHPDE, from the exons ATggatttaacaaaattttgg ATTATTGTGGTTTTGGTAGTGTGTTACGAACAATCCAGCATCGCGAACCACGTCAATGTACTCAACAAAAACGATCCTGGCAGATCAAG aCCAAAAAAATCAGTTGATACGGAAATATATGTAGCGATTCCGCCGGAAAACATTAAGACTGGTAAACAAGACAACCCTCCAACTTTGATACGTTTAGATCCAAATTCTCCAAATAAGTTCAAGGGCAAGTTTCCGACTCCAATCGAACGTTTTATACAGCGCATACAGAACTATTTTTCCGTGTACAATCCACCAGAATACTTAAATGACTTAAGGCCCGGTATCAATAATCCGGAAAACGACGGGTATCAGTTAGACTCGTCGAACAACACACAGGTAATACTACCGTGTAACGGTACGAGCACCATAGTGATCATTCCTGTGCCAttggaaaatgaaaatatttctactgACCAAAATGCATATTCAGATAAACCTGACGCTTACATAGTGCCGACGACACCAAAACCTAATTGCCCAGAAGATGTGACTACAAAAAAGTCGAAATATCCAGAAAATACTACTCCAAAACCAAATTGTCCGGAGGTGACAACTCTAAAGCCAAACTGTCAGGAAGTTACAACTCCAAAACCAAACTGTCCGGAAGTAACCACTCCAAAACCAAATTGTCCGGAAGTTACCACTCCGAAACCTAATTGTGTGGAAGTTACCACCCCGAAACCTAATTGTGTGGAAGTTACTACTCCAAAGCCAAAATGCCCAGAAGTAACTACTCCAAAACCGAATTGTCAGGAAGAGACAACTCCAAAACCTAACTGTCCTGAAGTGACCACTCCGAAACCCAAATGCCCGGAAGCAACTACCCCAAAACCCAAATGCCCGGAAGCAACTACCCCGAAACCCAAGTGCCCTGAAATAACGACTCAAAAACTACCTGGTCCTCCCAAACAAAATTCAACAGCAAGTGACCCTAAACCTATATCTGGATACGGACCAACTGAAGTTCCTTCGCTGAACTTAGTAGCTCAGCCCGTTCTTGGCTCTACcgttctttatttttacaaacaacCTACAACCTTACCACCGTATAATCCACCAGCTTATAATCCACCTGCCCCTGCATACTACATACCTAATACTCAGTTATCTTACGAAGAAAACACTCGAAGACCCAAGCCACCAATCTTACGtttaaaacagttattattcCCACGTCTATATGCAGCTTTTCATCCTGACGAGTGA
- the LOC113549931 gene encoding paternally-expressed gene 3 protein-like isoform X1 — MFKFLTLSCLLAVSVQCKISQNQAVPYYPQPYPVAYPQVYPQVYSAQPKYSVQPAYVAAASYPAHTSYRQVFVPASPAYNPYYYGYAPFPTYSPAQQYPVPYVQNDGTQPAAAQPGWGEYLSNSFWSYVPNFPYVTSGAQPSSEAESGAAAATAESSAENTSPGKGDKPAEAPKSEQAASDEQPAQSPSKQFAAYPLPYFGQPQFYGQAPYQQAVFDPAKLNAANNGAVSSFLFPRSQLQSVFQQPQPFAEQKYYQVPQSNQGTAAQAYQRYLQSQKPHLLGQYQPGQYQPEQYQHQQQDQPFPQQPEPFQQYDQQTQKDESSVVVDSNVTGLQVNAEGQQQPQSKVATGPTIAVAQPQGIAFAGIGGRAGAGPIGTAIVGKNATAISGPSATAISLDVTPTIDLTPVHKHTTAYVAKYAPELGVYKVAEIKT, encoded by the exons ATGTTCAAG tttctTACTCTATCTTGCCTATTGGCAGTCAGTGTTCAGTGCAAGATCTCTCAAAATCAGGCTGTGCCATACTATCCTCAACCGTACCCGGTAGCATATCCTCAAGTATATCCCCAAGTTTACTCTGCACAACCGAAATACAGTGTGCAACCCGCCTATGTAGCAGCCGCCTCATACCCAGCCCATACAAGCTATCGACAAGTCTTTGTacc agctAGTCCTGCCTACAACCCTTATTATTACGGATACGCTCCTTTCCCAACTTATTCTCCAGCTCAGCAATACCCAGTACCTTACGTCCAGAATGATGGAACCCAACCCGCTGCAGCTCAACCCGGTTGGGGTGAATACTTGTCAAACAGTTTCTGGAGCTACGTGCCGAACTTCCCTTACGTGACGTCTGGAGCTCAACCATCTTCAGAAGCAGAAAGCGGCGCGGCTGCTGCAACCGCTGAATCTTCAG ctgAAAATACAAGTCCAGGAAAAGGTGACAAACCAGCAGAAGCACCCAAATCAGAACAAGCTGCTAGCGACGAACAACCAGCTCAATCGCCTTCTAAACAATTCGCAGCTTATCCTTTACCTTACTTCGGTCAACCCCAGTTCTATGGACAAGCACCTTATCAACAAGCTGTCTTCGATCCAGCTAAATTGAATGCAGCAAACAATGGCGCAGTTTCAAGTTTCCTTTTCCCCAGAAGTCAACTCCAATCTGTGTTCCAACAACCACAACcg tTTGCTGAACAAAAATACTACCAGGTCCCACAGTCTAACCAAGGTACCGCAGCACAAGCATACCAGAGATACTTGCAGTCCCAAAAACCACATTTGCTGGGACAATACCAACCAGGACAATACCAACCAGAACAATACCAACATCAACAGCAAGATCAACCGTTCCCGCAACAGCCGGAACCATTCCAACAATACGATCAACAAACCCAGAAAGACGAATCCTCTGTTGTCGTAGATTCTAATGTGACCGGACTCCAAGTCAACGCTGAAGGCCAACAGCAACCACAATCTAAAGTAGCTACAG gtcCAACAATAGCAGTGGCTCAGCCACAGGGTATCGCGTTCGCCGGAATCGGCGGCCGAGCCGGAGCTGGACCTATAGGCACAGCGATTGTAGGCAAAAATGCTACAGCAATTTCAGGCCCCAGCGCTACTGCTATATCACTGGACGTAACACCAACAATTGACTTAACACCAGTTCACAAGCACACAACAGCCTATGTGGCAAAATATGCTCCTGAACTGGGAGTTTACAAAGTTGCTGAAATCAAaacatag
- the LOC113549931 gene encoding paternally-expressed gene 3 protein-like isoform X2 has translation MFKFLTLSCLLAVSVQCKISQNQAVPYYPQPYPVAYPQVYPQVYSAQPKYSVQPAYVAAASYPAHTSYRQVFVPASPAYNPYYYGYAPFPTYSPAQQYPVPYVQNDGTQPAAAQPGWGEYLSNSFWSYVPNFPYVTSGAQPSSEAESGAAAATAESSAENTSPGKGDKPAEAPKSEQAASDEQPAQSPSKQFAAYPLPYFGQPQFYGQAPYQQAVFDPAKLNAANNGAVSSFLFPRSQLQSVFQQPQPFAEQKYYQVPQSNQGTAAQAYQRYLQSQKPHLLGQYQPGQYQPEQYQHQQQDQPFPQQPEPFQQYDQQTQKDESSVVVDSNVTGLQVNAEGQQQPQSKVATGSN, from the exons ATGTTCAAG tttctTACTCTATCTTGCCTATTGGCAGTCAGTGTTCAGTGCAAGATCTCTCAAAATCAGGCTGTGCCATACTATCCTCAACCGTACCCGGTAGCATATCCTCAAGTATATCCCCAAGTTTACTCTGCACAACCGAAATACAGTGTGCAACCCGCCTATGTAGCAGCCGCCTCATACCCAGCCCATACAAGCTATCGACAAGTCTTTGTacc agctAGTCCTGCCTACAACCCTTATTATTACGGATACGCTCCTTTCCCAACTTATTCTCCAGCTCAGCAATACCCAGTACCTTACGTCCAGAATGATGGAACCCAACCCGCTGCAGCTCAACCCGGTTGGGGTGAATACTTGTCAAACAGTTTCTGGAGCTACGTGCCGAACTTCCCTTACGTGACGTCTGGAGCTCAACCATCTTCAGAAGCAGAAAGCGGCGCGGCTGCTGCAACCGCTGAATCTTCAG ctgAAAATACAAGTCCAGGAAAAGGTGACAAACCAGCAGAAGCACCCAAATCAGAACAAGCTGCTAGCGACGAACAACCAGCTCAATCGCCTTCTAAACAATTCGCAGCTTATCCTTTACCTTACTTCGGTCAACCCCAGTTCTATGGACAAGCACCTTATCAACAAGCTGTCTTCGATCCAGCTAAATTGAATGCAGCAAACAATGGCGCAGTTTCAAGTTTCCTTTTCCCCAGAAGTCAACTCCAATCTGTGTTCCAACAACCACAACcg tTTGCTGAACAAAAATACTACCAGGTCCCACAGTCTAACCAAGGTACCGCAGCACAAGCATACCAGAGATACTTGCAGTCCCAAAAACCACATTTGCTGGGACAATACCAACCAGGACAATACCAACCAGAACAATACCAACATCAACAGCAAGATCAACCGTTCCCGCAACAGCCGGAACCATTCCAACAATACGATCAACAAACCCAGAAAGACGAATCCTCTGTTGTCGTAGATTCTAATGTGACCGGACTCCAAGTCAACGCTGAAGGCCAACAGCAACCACAATCTAAAGTAGCTACAGGTTCGAACTAA
- the LOC113549932 gene encoding uncharacterized protein LOC113549932: MRRYRLPYWAFVPTLGVWPGAAGTGTGTGSAATIAAAAVPPPSRRSVAVNFDSGRVTVVDDATNRPEIGDAVADPQSKRRPALVKPLHPNTPSVGGPSWLRRTTVATTSDPIVQGAQVKDSTVVATPSPVTKIYLKPSARAKAGIGGVALSNPISTAVVRRGDTVSIEYLPDATAEAGEGGVAISRPELVIHFID, translated from the coding sequence ATGCGCAGGTATCGGCTGCCGTACTGGGCATTCGTGCCGACGTTAGGCGTTTGGCCCGGAGCCGCCGGAACCGGAACCGGAACTGGATCAGCAGCAAccatcgccgccgccgccgtcccACCACCGTCCAGAAGATCTGTGGCCGTGAACTTTGACAGCGGCCGAGTGACCGTGGTAGACGACGCGACAAACCGACCAGAAATCGGTGACGCGGTTGCCGACCCACAATCGAAGCGGCGGCCGGCGTTGGTCAAGCCGCTGCACCCGAACACGCCAAGTGTCGGAGGACCAAGTTGGCTGAGGAGGACAACAGTGGCAACGACGTCGGATCCGATCGTACAAGGAGCGCAGGTGAAAGACTCCACGGTCGTTGCCACTCCGAGTCCGGTCACCAAGATATACCTGAAACCGTCAGCCAGAGCAAAGGCCGGAATCGGCGGCGTGGCCCTGTCTAATCCGATCAGCACGGCAGTGGTTCGAAGGGGTGACACGGTCAGCATTGAATATCTTCCGGACGCCACTGCGGAAGCGGGCGAAGGCGGCGTTGCCATATCCCGACCGGAACTGGTCATTCATTTTATTGACTGA
- the LOC113549929 gene encoding uncharacterized protein LOC113549929 isoform X1, translated as MKPLNVAVLLFCLIAYGHGRPSDSDEHDEILREAKKEKHFQHDSIDELPQHQTESSTTTENVLNRLKSIAHLRMAEMNKPAMDSVTREELEALRDLLDKNLQKYQNYNEYSTRKRPSDPYIGQILQNLNGEPHSTGGGGGGSGNNNVQQQQHHHHHNDNDGDMAEQFSERHQMPIRRKIIRHTVFATPLQGGNAGTSNRIYNGGDARIEWSSPWADYFPILIKDPLQTMMNSFSEIIEYGPAADICRHATTDDATTVTGDDGKGPSRTNRRASDRGMDSTFRPETRRRSRRNTAARSEEEKGALLNHVRPFKSTTTTTPEPSKMFPWSPDKQATEHNGDTGPQIKRLVVRRGGVAIAGPGGIATAGSGGTAIVGPGGSAYSTKHTASGASSDVPMGAGGISMGGYGPQMVQSPTGYYAPYPPQGNGFARSMNAGTGGTAVLSTDGVAYTFPAPSRGLTASQRRRGGDEAREISLPDGAKLIATGPIVYYNPEPSVRKRSRKGKKSVTRGTANAEKHDNHLF; from the exons GTGTTGTTATTCTGTCTGATCGCCTATGGACACGGCAGACCGTCGGACAGCGACGAACATGACGAAATCTTAAGAGAagcgaaaaaagaaaaacacttCCAACA tGATAGCATAGACGAACTACCGCAACACCAAACGGAATCTTCGACAACAACGGAAAACGTGTTGAACAGATTGAAATCGATAGCGCACTTACGAATGGCCGAGATGAATAAGCCAGCAATGGATTCGGTGACCAGAGAAGAGCTGGAGGCGCTTAGGGACCTTTTAGATAAAAACCTTCAAAAGTACCAGAATTATAACGAGTACTCGACGAGAAAACGGCCGAGCGACCCGTATATAGGTCAGATACTCCAAAACCTTAACGGAGAACCGCATTCaaccggcggcggcggcggcggcagcggaAACAACAATgtgcagcagcagcaacaccaccaccaccataaCGACAACGACGGCGACATGGCCGAACAATTTTCGGAACGCCATCAGATGCCCATCAGGCGCAAGATCATTAGACACACGGTGTTTGCGACACCATTGCAGGGCGGTAACGCGGGCACTTCGAATAGGATATATAACGGCGGCGACGCGAGAATCGAATGGAGTTCGCCTTGGGCCGATTACTTCCCAATATTGATCAAAGATCCGCTGCAGACGATGATGAACTCGTTTTCCGAGATCATCGAGTACGGTCCGGCCGCCGACATTTGCAGGCACGCGACGACCGACGACGCGACAACAGTAACAGGTGACGACGGCAAAGGACCGTCCCGGACCAATAGACGAGCTTCCGACCGCGGTATGGATTCCACTTTTAGACCGGAAACGCGGAGGCGGTCACGCCGGAACACGGCGGCCCGGTCGGAAGAGGAAAAGGGAGCACTGCTGAACCACGTGCGGCCGTTCAAGTCGACGACGACCACCACACCGGAACCGTCGAAGATGTTCCCCTGGTCGCCGGACAAGCAGGCCACCGAGCACAACGGTGACACGGGCCCGCAGATCAAGCGGCTAGTGGTCCGCCGTGGTGGCGTGGCGATCGCGGGTCCCGGGGGCATAGCCACCGCCGGATCCGGTGGTACGGCGATCGTGGGCCCCGGCGGGTCGGCTTACAGCACCAAGCACACCGCGTCCGGCGCCTCCTCAGACGTTCCGATGGGGGCCGGCGGCATTTCGATGGGCGGCTATGGGCCGCAGATGGTGCAGTCCCCGACCGGCTATTACGCGCCGTACCCGCCACAGGGCAACGGTTTCGCGCGGAGCATGAACGCAGGCACCGGCGGCACGGCCGTCCTGTCCACGGACGGTGTCGCTTACACGTTCCCCGCGCCGTCCCGGGGACTGACGGCGTCCCAACGTCGGCGCGGCGGAGACGAGGCTCGCGAGATCTCACTTCCGGACGGCGCCAAGCTGATAGCCACCGGGCCTATAGTGTACTACAACCCGGAACCGTCCGTCCGGAAGAGGTCGCGCAAGGGCAAAAAGTCCGTGACCCGCGGGACCGCCAACGCCGAGAAACACGACAACCACCTATTTTGA
- the LOC113549929 gene encoding uncharacterized protein LOC113549929 isoform X2, with protein MFFQVLLFCLIAYGHGRPSDSDEHDEILREAKKEKHFQHDSIDELPQHQTESSTTTENVLNRLKSIAHLRMAEMNKPAMDSVTREELEALRDLLDKNLQKYQNYNEYSTRKRPSDPYIGQILQNLNGEPHSTGGGGGGSGNNNVQQQQHHHHHNDNDGDMAEQFSERHQMPIRRKIIRHTVFATPLQGGNAGTSNRIYNGGDARIEWSSPWADYFPILIKDPLQTMMNSFSEIIEYGPAADICRHATTDDATTVTGDDGKGPSRTNRRASDRGMDSTFRPETRRRSRRNTAARSEEEKGALLNHVRPFKSTTTTTPEPSKMFPWSPDKQATEHNGDTGPQIKRLVVRRGGVAIAGPGGIATAGSGGTAIVGPGGSAYSTKHTASGASSDVPMGAGGISMGGYGPQMVQSPTGYYAPYPPQGNGFARSMNAGTGGTAVLSTDGVAYTFPAPSRGLTASQRRRGGDEAREISLPDGAKLIATGPIVYYNPEPSVRKRSRKGKKSVTRGTANAEKHDNHLF; from the exons atgtTTTTCCAG GTGTTGTTATTCTGTCTGATCGCCTATGGACACGGCAGACCGTCGGACAGCGACGAACATGACGAAATCTTAAGAGAagcgaaaaaagaaaaacacttCCAACA tGATAGCATAGACGAACTACCGCAACACCAAACGGAATCTTCGACAACAACGGAAAACGTGTTGAACAGATTGAAATCGATAGCGCACTTACGAATGGCCGAGATGAATAAGCCAGCAATGGATTCGGTGACCAGAGAAGAGCTGGAGGCGCTTAGGGACCTTTTAGATAAAAACCTTCAAAAGTACCAGAATTATAACGAGTACTCGACGAGAAAACGGCCGAGCGACCCGTATATAGGTCAGATACTCCAAAACCTTAACGGAGAACCGCATTCaaccggcggcggcggcggcggcagcggaAACAACAATgtgcagcagcagcaacaccaccaccaccataaCGACAACGACGGCGACATGGCCGAACAATTTTCGGAACGCCATCAGATGCCCATCAGGCGCAAGATCATTAGACACACGGTGTTTGCGACACCATTGCAGGGCGGTAACGCGGGCACTTCGAATAGGATATATAACGGCGGCGACGCGAGAATCGAATGGAGTTCGCCTTGGGCCGATTACTTCCCAATATTGATCAAAGATCCGCTGCAGACGATGATGAACTCGTTTTCCGAGATCATCGAGTACGGTCCGGCCGCCGACATTTGCAGGCACGCGACGACCGACGACGCGACAACAGTAACAGGTGACGACGGCAAAGGACCGTCCCGGACCAATAGACGAGCTTCCGACCGCGGTATGGATTCCACTTTTAGACCGGAAACGCGGAGGCGGTCACGCCGGAACACGGCGGCCCGGTCGGAAGAGGAAAAGGGAGCACTGCTGAACCACGTGCGGCCGTTCAAGTCGACGACGACCACCACACCGGAACCGTCGAAGATGTTCCCCTGGTCGCCGGACAAGCAGGCCACCGAGCACAACGGTGACACGGGCCCGCAGATCAAGCGGCTAGTGGTCCGCCGTGGTGGCGTGGCGATCGCGGGTCCCGGGGGCATAGCCACCGCCGGATCCGGTGGTACGGCGATCGTGGGCCCCGGCGGGTCGGCTTACAGCACCAAGCACACCGCGTCCGGCGCCTCCTCAGACGTTCCGATGGGGGCCGGCGGCATTTCGATGGGCGGCTATGGGCCGCAGATGGTGCAGTCCCCGACCGGCTATTACGCGCCGTACCCGCCACAGGGCAACGGTTTCGCGCGGAGCATGAACGCAGGCACCGGCGGCACGGCCGTCCTGTCCACGGACGGTGTCGCTTACACGTTCCCCGCGCCGTCCCGGGGACTGACGGCGTCCCAACGTCGGCGCGGCGGAGACGAGGCTCGCGAGATCTCACTTCCGGACGGCGCCAAGCTGATAGCCACCGGGCCTATAGTGTACTACAACCCGGAACCGTCCGTCCGGAAGAGGTCGCGCAAGGGCAAAAAGTCCGTGACCCGCGGGACCGCCAACGCCGAGAAACACGACAACCACCTATTTTGA
- the LOC113549929 gene encoding uncharacterized protein LOC113549929 isoform X3, with the protein MQNYGNGSVNIFNACNIIYGSDSIDELPQHQTESSTTTENVLNRLKSIAHLRMAEMNKPAMDSVTREELEALRDLLDKNLQKYQNYNEYSTRKRPSDPYIGQILQNLNGEPHSTGGGGGGSGNNNVQQQQHHHHHNDNDGDMAEQFSERHQMPIRRKIIRHTVFATPLQGGNAGTSNRIYNGGDARIEWSSPWADYFPILIKDPLQTMMNSFSEIIEYGPAADICRHATTDDATTVTGDDGKGPSRTNRRASDRGMDSTFRPETRRRSRRNTAARSEEEKGALLNHVRPFKSTTTTTPEPSKMFPWSPDKQATEHNGDTGPQIKRLVVRRGGVAIAGPGGIATAGSGGTAIVGPGGSAYSTKHTASGASSDVPMGAGGISMGGYGPQMVQSPTGYYAPYPPQGNGFARSMNAGTGGTAVLSTDGVAYTFPAPSRGLTASQRRRGGDEAREISLPDGAKLIATGPIVYYNPEPSVRKRSRKGKKSVTRGTANAEKHDNHLF; encoded by the exons ATGCAAAATTATGGCAATGGATCGGTCAATATATTCAATgcgtgtaacataatatatggaaG tGATAGCATAGACGAACTACCGCAACACCAAACGGAATCTTCGACAACAACGGAAAACGTGTTGAACAGATTGAAATCGATAGCGCACTTACGAATGGCCGAGATGAATAAGCCAGCAATGGATTCGGTGACCAGAGAAGAGCTGGAGGCGCTTAGGGACCTTTTAGATAAAAACCTTCAAAAGTACCAGAATTATAACGAGTACTCGACGAGAAAACGGCCGAGCGACCCGTATATAGGTCAGATACTCCAAAACCTTAACGGAGAACCGCATTCaaccggcggcggcggcggcggcagcggaAACAACAATgtgcagcagcagcaacaccaccaccaccataaCGACAACGACGGCGACATGGCCGAACAATTTTCGGAACGCCATCAGATGCCCATCAGGCGCAAGATCATTAGACACACGGTGTTTGCGACACCATTGCAGGGCGGTAACGCGGGCACTTCGAATAGGATATATAACGGCGGCGACGCGAGAATCGAATGGAGTTCGCCTTGGGCCGATTACTTCCCAATATTGATCAAAGATCCGCTGCAGACGATGATGAACTCGTTTTCCGAGATCATCGAGTACGGTCCGGCCGCCGACATTTGCAGGCACGCGACGACCGACGACGCGACAACAGTAACAGGTGACGACGGCAAAGGACCGTCCCGGACCAATAGACGAGCTTCCGACCGCGGTATGGATTCCACTTTTAGACCGGAAACGCGGAGGCGGTCACGCCGGAACACGGCGGCCCGGTCGGAAGAGGAAAAGGGAGCACTGCTGAACCACGTGCGGCCGTTCAAGTCGACGACGACCACCACACCGGAACCGTCGAAGATGTTCCCCTGGTCGCCGGACAAGCAGGCCACCGAGCACAACGGTGACACGGGCCCGCAGATCAAGCGGCTAGTGGTCCGCCGTGGTGGCGTGGCGATCGCGGGTCCCGGGGGCATAGCCACCGCCGGATCCGGTGGTACGGCGATCGTGGGCCCCGGCGGGTCGGCTTACAGCACCAAGCACACCGCGTCCGGCGCCTCCTCAGACGTTCCGATGGGGGCCGGCGGCATTTCGATGGGCGGCTATGGGCCGCAGATGGTGCAGTCCCCGACCGGCTATTACGCGCCGTACCCGCCACAGGGCAACGGTTTCGCGCGGAGCATGAACGCAGGCACCGGCGGCACGGCCGTCCTGTCCACGGACGGTGTCGCTTACACGTTCCCCGCGCCGTCCCGGGGACTGACGGCGTCCCAACGTCGGCGCGGCGGAGACGAGGCTCGCGAGATCTCACTTCCGGACGGCGCCAAGCTGATAGCCACCGGGCCTATAGTGTACTACAACCCGGAACCGTCCGTCCGGAAGAGGTCGCGCAAGGGCAAAAAGTCCGTGACCCGCGGGACCGCCAACGCCGAGAAACACGACAACCACCTATTTTGA